The Candidatus Tumulicola sp. region GGAGCAAGTCATCGTCGTCTCCGATGGTTTGACAAAGTCGGAGTTTGGAGCAATCAGAAACGCAACGGAGCGCTCCGCCTCCAATCCTTAACGCAAAATCGAATGATCCGGAGCAAGAAAGAGAGCCCCGTTGATTCAGGGCTCTCTTTTTGCTTCTGACGCGGACTACGCCATTTACCGTTATCTACCTATTTTACCGGTATCTAGGCGAAAATCGCTAGACACCGTGAGACAACATTAGAACGGAATCTCGTCTTCGATCTCCCCTTCGAAACCGCCGCCGCCAGACGAACCCGCGCCGGCCGGAGACGACGCTCCGCGGTTGTAACCGCCGCCGTTACCGCCCCCACTATACTCGCCGCCTTCTTCGCCCGATCCGCCGCTACCGGTGCGCGAGCCGAGCATCTGCATGTTGTCGATCACGACCTCGGTGGCTTTACGCTTGTTGCCGTCCTTGTCGTCGTACGAGCGGATCACGAGCCGGCCTTCGACCAGCGTGTTCGTGCCCTTCTTGAGATACGTGTTGCAGGTTTCACCGAGGCGGTCCCACGCAACGAT contains the following coding sequences:
- the ssb gene encoding single-stranded DNA-binding protein — translated: MAGSYNRVILVGNLTRDPEIRYTQSGKGVTKFTLAVNNPRNKEETTFVDIVAWDRLGETCNTYLKKGTNTLVEGRLVIRSYDDKDGNKRKATEVVIDNMQMLGSRTGSGGSGEEGGEYSGGGNGGGYNRGASSPAGAGSSGGGGFEGEIEDEIPF